The stretch of DNA tcttttgtttgatCTTCAAATTCCTATAACCAGGGTCTACAATTCTATATGTTTGAAGTCCAAAGCAAATGGGTTTCTGCAGTCTTGTCTGGACGTGTTAAACATCCTTCCGTAGACGAAATGATGGAAGATCTTAAGTTGTCATATGAAACACAAGAAGCCTTAGGTATTCCCAAAAGATATACTCATAAGTTGGGTAAATCTCAGGTATGTTGTTACTTACTTACAATACGAATATGATATTTAAGAataatatattaacattttaaaaagcATATAGTatcaatattaattttgtttattgcAGTGTGAGTACCTTAATTGGATAGCAGACCAATGTGGATTTCCTCATGTTGAACATTGGAGAGATCAAGAAGTAACTCGCGGTTACAAGAGACTTGGGGATCAACCAGAGACGTTCCGTGATGAATGGGATGACGATGATCTTATGGAAGAAGCCTATGAAGATTTCGCTAGACAAAATCTTATTAGTTTTCACCCTTCTCGTTTTCTTGAATCCGGACGATGATGCACATCGACGACTTGTTTGGATTGAAGAGGCATTAAACTGTAAAAATAAACTGGGGATGAaataagcaatatatatatgagtgtgAGAGGGTTGCCTTGGCTAAGGCCCGCAGCAAGCCTATCATCGTATACAAGATTCGCTATTTAATGGGCTTCTCCTACGGGCCTCACGATCGccgaaacccaacaccaaaaataatcaattttgttttgtttcttttgttaaattggTGGTAATctacaccaaaatatataaattggtGGTAATCTacacttttaaaatttagggtaaaaactaaaaagaaaacaaaatacgtAACCcaacataaaatttttaaaaaacgtttTCCTTTAGTTCTCTTCTCCTTGGAAATATCCCTTTTCTCTgcaactctcttctctctcttttcgttcatcatcttcccaaaaaacctaaaattgattcttgaagacgaagaagaagaccacGCTTCCAAAGACAGATCGAGCGATTCGCAGAACCTTCAAATTTTTCTGGATCCGAATCAATGGTTGGAGAGCGCTTCCGTGCTTCTGGGTAAAACCCTTTCAGTAATTCTCTCTTTCCTTGTTCCATATCGCCAATATCTTCAGTGTTCAATGGACCGCTTTAATAATACCCACAACCTTAAACCCAATCCTTACGAGAGTGTTTCAAAAGTCCTTGTCTTTGGACACCCACCACAATCTCCTGATCCTCCTCCAAGTAACGGTGGTGAAGgtgaagaagacaacaacaaccgTAAATCAAGAAGGAAATGGACACCAACAGACGATATTGTCCTCATCGATGCGTGGCTAAAAACGAGCAAAGATCCAAAATATGTAGCTTTTTGGAAACGGGTTGCAAATTATTTCGCATCAAGTCCGAAACTTGCTGCTGGTCAGGAAAAGAGAGACGCCATTCATTGTAAACAGAGGTGGACGAAGATCAACAATGCAGTTTGTAAGTTTGTTGGATGTTACGAAGCTGCAACAGCTCAGTTATCATCAAGTGGACAGAGTGAACAACAGAGTGATGAGAATGATGTTATCTCGCTTGCCTACCATATTTACTTCGATGAACATAAGTCGAAGTTCACACTGGAGCATGCTTGGAGAGAGCTTAGACATGATCCTAAATGGTGTGCTGATGCatctgttaaaaaaaagaagagaaagtttgATGAGGGTTCTGCTCAGTCTTCAAGTTCTCACCCTGAACTAAGCCAtgatggagaggatgatgatgatgaagcaatgcctcctcctccttctccttctgCTGTTAAGGCTTCAAAGTCTATGCCTAGAAGGAATGTGACTGTGACCAATAATACTTCTACTGTGGAAGTGGAAGATAAGTCTTTGGTGGAGTTTCAGAGGAAAGAGAAGCTTAGTAAACATAAGTTGCTTGACACTCTCCTTTCGAAAACAGAGCCACTTAGTGAGATGGAAATGGCTTTAAAGAACAAGCTAATTAATGACATGTTGTTAAGCTAAATTAGTTTTTTAGAGTTTCTCTTTTATGTACTTTGAAACGATCAAGAGATGTTtattcttgttttgtgttgcaATCAGTTTCTGGTCTTTGAAAAGAATCAGTTGTATGAGCTATATGTTCTTTATCAATAGACTTTTAGAGTTTCTGTTACTTTGACACGGATCAAGAGATGTTTATTGTTTGTCTCACATCAGATCTCGATGTGTTTTTGTCTCAGTCTCACAGATGTTGATGTGTTTTTGGACTCTATTATGATGTTCTAGAGGTCTGTTTTATGTTTCCCCTTTTCTCAGTTACGTTTTCATCATCTATATAATCGTTTCTGAATGTAATTTCACTTCTTTcgaatgacattttttttatgtttgtgagTTCAAtagttttatggtttaattgGAGTCGTTGTTAATGATAAAATTTCAGATCTTTGATTggatggagaagaggaagatgacaTTATCTGTCTCTCTGATCATGCAATTCGTTTGGATCTAATTGCTTAGAAGCAGCTGAGAACTACTTTAACAACTTAGATACTTGTGCAAAAGATTCATCAGTCGACTTATGGGGCTCTTATGAACTGTTACTGTGTGGAACTTTATCTTCAGGTTAGATGGTTCTGATGCATATTTCTCATTTTGCTTTAGGGAAATGATATGATGTGTGTTGCTAGTGGAATGGAATTAGCCACTCGTCAATGGCTTTGAGATTCTGTGATTTGGTAGCGAATGAAATTTATAATCTTGCTATGGTAAGTGGTGTTATAGTTTTTGTGAATACCTTAGCCTGAAAACTGTATCTTGCTATGTTATGCTAGTGGCATGGTAGATCTTGCATTCAACGTTTGGGAGAGTTCTccatatacaaatatacaatggTGGGGTTTGTACCCTGTCTGTGTGCATTGACCTGCAAAACCGGTAAGTCACCTGTTATTGTTGAGTATCCTGAAGAAGTAATCAGTTAATGAATCATTTGTTCTCTGTTTCAGTTCTATGATAAAGGCAAAGCCATGttatcttctctgttttggttgATTAAGAAAGTTTGATTCATTTATGTTATTGAGTTCTTCTTCCTGCATTTGCAGGCTGCATATTTTGCCATTATCTGTCTGATCACGCAAATTCGTTTGGATCTAAACTGCAAAGAATAAAGGCTTAGAAGCAGCTGAGAACTACTTTAACAAACTTAGATACTTCTGCAAAGATTCATCCATCAGTCAGACTTATGGGGCGCTCATGAACTGTGTTATTGTGTGGAACTTAAGGAAGAGAAAGCATTTTCTCAATAGTTTGTATGCTGGAATCCTAACAACCGTGATTCTCACCATTTTCTCAATAGTTTGTACGCTACAAGCTCATGAGGTTTATAGAGTTTTGGGAATCGGTTAAGAAGGCTCGGCCCTGAGCCTGAGGTCAacaacaacttgagctaatgtTACAAGCAATAAGTAAACTCGGCGATATAGATGTCATTACTGCTTCAGATTCtctattaaggaaaaaattaatattgagaaattttatttgcttttacTTTATCAAAGTCAAAGATAAAAAAGCTGGAATTTGTTTTACTCATGTTTTGGacgaaaaaataacaataaaatccattctaaaatacaacaaaatcaaatctctgTTGAATAAACAGAGGATTGtgttgtaaattaaaattactaaattgTGATCAAATAGACAAATACGTAATTGTATAACAGCAGATTTCACcttcatttaaaaaatacatcTAATTCCATTAAAATACACTAAACAAGTAACACCccgtagacaaaaaaaaaaaaaaaaaaaaaaaaaaagtaaccccttttataaaatctagggttaaagaaaaattatagacCAGTTTGAGAAATCAGATCGAGCAAAAAAACACTAgacggggaagaagaagaaggtcacGCTTCCAAGTACACATCGAGCGATTCGCAGAAGCTTCCAAAAATCTTCAATCTTTCTGGATCCGAATCGATGGTTGGAGGACGCTTTTGGGTAACCCTTAAAATTCTCTTTCCTTCTCCatttaacacacacacaaactagGAATCCATTAGAGAGGCTTCATGAACATTTCGTTTAGTACCCAATATTCTGATACTCCAACTCCAAGTAAAGACCGTAGACCATCAAGAACGAAATGGTCACCCACAGAAGATGTTGTACTCATCACTGCTTGGCTAAACACGACCAAAGATCCAAAATTTGAAGCCTTTTGGACACGTATTGCAACTTATTGTGGATCAAGTCCGAAGCTTTCTGGTTTTCCAAAGAGAGATGCAAGTTGTTGTAAAGCTAGGTGGAATAAGATTAATGATGCAGTTTCCAAGTTTGTTAGATGCTATGATGAGGCtgcaagaacaacaacaacaactcagaaatcatcatcaactgGGCTGAGTGAGAATGATGTTATGAAGCTCGCAAACCAAATTTACTTGGATGAACACAAGGTGAAGTTTACTTTGGAGCATGCTTGGAGAGAGCTTCGACATGATCCTAAATGGTgtgcatcttcttcatcatttacTAAGAAGACTGGAATGgctaaaaagagaagaaagtgtgAGGAGTGTTCTGCTCAGTCTTCAAGCTCCCACCTAGTAGTACTAAgtgatggagaggatgatgaagctatgcctcctcctcctcctcgtgtTCAGGCTTCTTCACAGGCCATACCTCAAAGGAATACTTCCACTGTGGAAGGAGAAGACAAGTCTGAGTTTCAGAGGATGTGGGAGATAAAGCAAAAGGATTATGCTTTGCAAGAGAAGCTTAGTAAGCATAGATTGCTTGACACTCTCCTTTCGAAAACAGAGCCACTTAGTGAAATGGAAATGGCTTTAAAGAACAAGCTAATTAATGACATGTTGTCAAGCTAAATTAGTTTTAGAGTTTCTGTTTTATGTACTTTGAAACGATCAAGAGATGTGTATTCGTGTTTTGTGTTGCAAAATCAGTTTCTGGTCTTTCATTTGTATGAGTTTATGTTCTTTGTTAATAGAGATTTAGAGTTTCTGTTACTTTGACACGATCAAGAGAATGTTAATTGTTTGTCTCAGATCAGATCTCCATGTGTTTTTGTCTCAGATGTTGATGTGTTTTTGGACTCAGATCATGATGTTCTTTATCTCAGATGTTGATCATGATGTTCTTTGTCTGGGATGTTGATCTTGATGTGTTTTTTGTCTCAGACCTCAACTTTTGAGAAAGATGTTGACATCTGATGAACTTAAGCCAAAGAGACTTAGAAAGGCCAAGAAGAGCGCTTCTACCTTAAACAATACATTCAAGTCAGAGGTAAGGCAAAACGAGTGCAGGTTTCTTCTTAGCCTCAGTCCGTGTCTCCACAACTTGACCTTctgaaaaacaacaacaacaacaaccaaatccACAGAGACTATGAGAACactgaaaacaaagagatgacTACTAAATATAGGAAGCTCTTGCTCTAAAAAGAAGAGCTTCTTTCTCTTGGCTTCTGGGATATTTGGAATTTCAGAATAGTAACCTGAGTCCACAGAGCTGTTGGTTCAATCGTGGAGGGTATTACGGTTAGAAAAGACGATCTCTTGAGGTCTGTCTATCTATCAAACACCAAGAGTCCAAGATAATGCAAGTGTTTCGACTTGAACTGGTTAGACTTATTTggtgataatatacataaaacgcagcgtttcgaATTGTGTGGTTCATGAGTTTTTTGGGCCGTAGTATATTTATCAAAGGGCCATAGAGTATATTCTCACCACTAACGAAtctcgcaaaaaaaaaaacccaaatggCACCTTCCTTATCACCAATCAGATCACACCACGTGGCAATTATCGGCGCCGGAGCAGCCGGACTAGTCGCGGCGCGAGAGCTCCGGCGAGAAGGTCACTCGGTGGTCGTCTTCGAGAGACAAAAACAAGTCGGAGGAACCTGGATCTACACCGATCACACCGAACCTGATCCGTTAAGCGTCGACCCGACCCGATCCGTTGTTCATTCGAGCGTCTATGGCTCTCTCCGAACCAATCTCCCCCGTGAGTGTATGGGATACAGAGACTTCCCGTTCGTAGATCGTTCCGGTGTATCGGAATCTAGAGATCCGAGGAGGATTCCGAGTCACGGTGAAGTTTTAGCGTATTTGCAAGATTTCGCCAAGGAGTTTGCGGTTGAGGAGATGGTTCGGTTTGAGACTTCGGTTCTGAAGGTTGCTCCGGCGGCGGACGAAGGAACCGGGAAATGGAG from Camelina sativa cultivar DH55 chromosome 9, Cs, whole genome shotgun sequence encodes:
- the LOC104716047 gene encoding glutathione S-transferase T3-like yields the protein MNISFSTQYSDTPTPSKDRRPSRTKWSPTEDVVLITAWLNTTKDPKFEAFWTRIATYCGSSPKLSGFPKRDASCCKARWNKINDAVSKFVRCYDEAARTTTTTQKSSSTGLSENDVMKLANQIYLDEHKVKFTLEHAWRELRHDPKWCASSSSFTKKTGMAKKRRKCEECSAQSSSSHLVVLSDGEDDEAMPPPPPRVQASSQAIPQRNTSTVEGEDKSEFQRMWEIKQKDYALQEKLSKHRLLDTLLSKTEPLSEMEMALKNKLINDMLSS